In a genomic window of Anoxybacter fermentans:
- a CDS encoding GNAT family N-acetyltransferase, with the protein MNNRISIEIRKKEEKDTQDIIKLLELLPQYFSKPTLEAVRNNISRHDGYVATVNDKFVGFISFLVGRSNYHNGKISWMAVHPEFQNRGIGKKLLKVVENYLKSKNIEVIEVNTLAENSDYPQFHRTRQFYKKHGFIEVSRYKDSLDDSVEILVLQKKI; encoded by the coding sequence ATGAATAATCGGATATCTATCGAAATACGAAAGAAGGAAGAGAAAGATACTCAAGACATTATTAAGTTACTGGAATTACTTCCTCAATATTTTTCTAAGCCGACATTAGAGGCAGTTAGGAATAATATCAGCAGACATGATGGTTATGTTGCTACTGTAAATGATAAATTTGTAGGATTTATCTCGTTTTTAGTAGGAAGATCAAATTATCATAATGGGAAGATTTCATGGATGGCTGTCCATCCAGAATTTCAAAATAGAGGAATTGGGAAAAAGCTTTTGAAAGTAGTTGAAAATTACTTAAAATCAAAAAATATTGAAGTAATTGAAGTAAATACTCTTGCAGAAAATTCTGATTATCCGCAATTTCATAGGACACGTCAATTTTATAAAAAACACGGATTTATCGAAGTATCGAGATATAAGGATAGTTTAGATGATTCTGTAGAAATTTTGGTATTACAAAAGAAAATCTAA